A stretch of the Rhizomicrobium sp. genome encodes the following:
- a CDS encoding adenosylmethionine--8-amino-7-oxononanoate transaminase, with protein MTEKIDWYAQGLPHIWLPYTQMKTANPPLAAVRTQGTRITLADGRELVDGIASWWTACHGYNHPHIVAAIQAQAAQLPHVMLGGLVHEQALTLAQRLCAIAPGAMERVFFSDSGSVAVEVAMKMATQYWLNRGVRGRTKFLAFRGGYHGDTIATMAVCDPDEGMHALFTGLLPEHHVIDLPRDEASIAAFDAFLERHAPEIAGILVEPLVQGAGGMLFHDARVLRRLRAAADKYELLLIFDEIFTGFGRTGAMFACEAAEVAPDILTVGKGLTGGTLPLAATLATAKVFDAFWSDDPGKALMHGPTYMGNALACAAANASLDLFERENRLLQAAEIAKTMAPALGACLGLKGVRDVRVRGAIGVVELDGIADLNDLKRRLAARGVWVRPFRNIVYLTPALTIGPDDLKTLTDAVVAVVSQGA; from the coding sequence GTGACGGAAAAAATAGACTGGTACGCGCAGGGCCTGCCGCACATCTGGCTGCCCTACACCCAGATGAAGACCGCCAACCCGCCTCTCGCCGCGGTGCGCACCCAAGGCACCCGCATCACCCTCGCCGACGGCCGCGAGCTGGTCGACGGGATCGCGAGCTGGTGGACCGCCTGTCACGGCTACAACCATCCCCACATCGTCGCGGCGATCCAGGCGCAGGCGGCGCAGCTGCCGCATGTCATGCTCGGCGGCCTCGTCCATGAGCAGGCGCTGACCCTGGCGCAGCGCCTGTGCGCCATCGCGCCCGGCGCCATGGAACGCGTGTTCTTTTCCGATTCCGGCTCCGTCGCGGTCGAAGTCGCGATGAAGATGGCGACGCAATACTGGCTCAACCGGGGCGTCCGGGGACGGACGAAATTCCTCGCCTTTCGCGGCGGCTATCACGGCGACACCATCGCGACCATGGCGGTCTGCGACCCCGACGAAGGCATGCATGCCCTCTTCACCGGCCTGCTGCCCGAGCATCACGTGATCGACCTGCCGCGCGACGAGGCGAGCATCGCCGCCTTCGACGCGTTCCTCGAACGCCACGCGCCCGAGATCGCCGGCATCCTGGTCGAACCGCTGGTGCAAGGTGCCGGCGGCATGCTGTTCCACGACGCGCGCGTGCTGCGCCGGCTGCGGGCCGCCGCCGACAAATATGAACTGCTGCTGATCTTCGACGAGATCTTCACCGGCTTCGGACGCACCGGCGCGATGTTCGCCTGCGAGGCGGCCGAGGTCGCGCCCGACATCCTGACGGTCGGCAAGGGCCTGACAGGCGGAACCCTGCCGCTCGCCGCGACGCTCGCGACCGCCAAGGTGTTCGACGCCTTCTGGTCCGACGATCCGGGCAAGGCGCTGATGCACGGCCCGACCTATATGGGCAATGCGCTGGCCTGCGCCGCCGCCAATGCCTCGCTCGACCTCTTCGAACGGGAGAATCGCCTGCTCCAGGCCGCCGAGATCGCCAAGACGATGGCGCCGGCGCTGGGTGCCTGCCTCGGACTCAAGGGCGTCCGCGACGTCCGCGTGCGCGGCGCCATCGGGGTGGTGGAGCTGGATGGCATCGCCGATCTCAACGATCTCAAGCGCCGGCTGGCGGCGCGGGGTGTCTGGGTACGTCCGTTCCGCAATATCGTCTACCTGACGCCGGCCCTGACGATCGGCCCCGACGACCTGAAGACGCTGACCGACGCCGTCGTGGCGGTCGTGTCGCAAGGAGCATGA
- a CDS encoding PAS domain S-box protein, translating to MSEAGQDYSRAIFDALDTGLILLDRKCRVILWNAWFSAMCGVSSDAAAGKTFEQIFPDGKSPRLASAVASAFESGVSSLLTHSLHPSLFPLRTRAGRKLVHDVMVGAVGKAPATLCLIQVVDVTVSAERERVLRDRQNARYDAVVDSAPDVIVTLDEVGTIQLANPAAQSQFGYDSAELVGRSVEILFQDQHSWSEALAAIIAGRPVQQPVEVVARRKDGSITYLEVSFSRWQSEARVFVTAILRDVNERRSAEAARQAAAEALAELNATLEQRVIERSTQLVEAEEALRQSAKMEAVGQLTGGIAHDFNNLLQGIIGALDRVRKRISEGRIGDVDRFLDGAVASANRAAALTHRLLAFSRRQPVDPRPVDANDLIASVEELLRRSIGETIAMSVVPAADLWLVRCDSNQLENALLNLTINARDAMPEGGRMTISTENIVLGQREALQYELPPGEYVSLRVTDTGVGMPPDVRSRAFDPFYTTKPIGQGTGLGLSMIYGYIRQSDGSVRIESAVGKGTMIEILLPRYVGDAAVTAAAEDAGDSPAGANEVVLVVEDEAVVRLLIVELLNDLGYLALEAHDGQSALRILQSAQRIDLLVSDIGLPGLNGRQLADAARETRPNLKVLFMTGYAEKAAGSAFLASGMEIVAKPFTMDVLATKIREMIESTPRPPS from the coding sequence ATGTCTGAGGCCGGACAGGACTATTCCCGCGCGATCTTCGATGCGCTCGACACCGGCTTGATATTGCTGGATCGCAAATGCCGGGTGATCCTGTGGAATGCGTGGTTCTCCGCGATGTGCGGCGTGAGCTCCGACGCCGCGGCGGGCAAGACCTTCGAGCAGATATTTCCGGACGGGAAATCGCCGAGGCTGGCATCCGCCGTCGCGTCGGCATTCGAGTCCGGCGTTTCGAGCCTGCTGACGCACTCGCTGCATCCATCGCTCTTCCCGCTGAGGACTCGCGCCGGCCGCAAGCTCGTTCACGACGTGATGGTCGGCGCCGTCGGCAAGGCGCCGGCCACGCTATGCCTCATTCAGGTCGTCGACGTCACGGTGTCGGCGGAACGCGAGCGTGTGCTGCGCGACCGCCAGAACGCACGCTACGATGCGGTGGTCGACAGCGCGCCCGACGTGATCGTGACGCTGGACGAGGTCGGCACGATCCAGCTTGCAAACCCGGCGGCACAGAGCCAGTTCGGGTACGATTCCGCCGAGCTGGTCGGGCGGAGCGTGGAGATCCTGTTCCAGGATCAGCACAGCTGGAGCGAAGCGCTGGCCGCCATCATCGCCGGGCGGCCGGTCCAGCAGCCCGTCGAGGTCGTCGCGCGGCGCAAGGACGGCAGCATCACCTATCTCGAAGTCTCCTTTTCCCGATGGCAGAGCGAGGCGCGGGTCTTCGTCACCGCCATCCTGCGCGACGTGAACGAGCGCCGCAGCGCCGAAGCCGCGCGGCAGGCGGCGGCGGAGGCCTTGGCGGAGCTCAACGCCACGCTCGAGCAGCGCGTCATCGAGCGCAGCACGCAGCTCGTCGAAGCCGAGGAGGCGCTGCGGCAGAGCGCGAAGATGGAGGCCGTCGGTCAGCTGACCGGCGGGATCGCGCATGATTTCAACAATCTTCTGCAGGGCATCATCGGCGCGCTTGATCGCGTCCGCAAAAGAATCTCCGAGGGCCGCATCGGCGACGTCGACCGCTTCCTGGACGGCGCGGTGGCGTCGGCCAACCGTGCGGCCGCACTCACGCACCGGCTGCTCGCTTTTTCCCGGCGCCAGCCGGTCGATCCGCGTCCGGTCGATGCCAACGACCTGATCGCTTCGGTCGAAGAGCTGTTGCGCCGCTCCATCGGCGAGACGATCGCCATGAGCGTCGTGCCCGCAGCCGATCTCTGGCTCGTGCGCTGCGACAGCAACCAGCTCGAAAACGCCCTGCTCAATCTGACGATCAACGCGCGCGATGCGATGCCCGAGGGCGGCAGGATGACGATCTCGACCGAGAATATCGTGCTCGGCCAGCGCGAGGCGCTGCAGTACGAATTGCCGCCCGGCGAATACGTGTCCTTGCGCGTCACCGATACCGGCGTCGGCATGCCGCCGGACGTGCGCTCCCGTGCGTTCGACCCGTTCTACACCACCAAGCCGATCGGGCAGGGCACCGGCCTGGGCCTCTCCATGATCTACGGCTATATCCGCCAATCCGACGGCTCGGTGCGGATCGAAAGCGCCGTGGGCAAGGGCACGATGATCGAGATTCTTCTGCCTCGCTATGTCGGCGATGCCGCGGTGACTGCGGCGGCGGAAGACGCCGGCGACAGCCCGGCGGGCGCGAACGAGGTCGTTCTCGTGGTCGAAGACGAAGCGGTCGTGCGGCTTCTGATCGTCGAGTTGCTGAACGATCTGGGCTATCTCGCCCTCGAAGCGCATGACGGACAGTCGGCTTTGCGCATCCTGCAATCCGCCCAGCGCATCGATCTGCTCGTCAGCGATATCGGGCTGCCGGGGCTGAACGGCCGCCAGCTGGCCGATGCCGCGCGCGAGACGCGCCCGAACCTGAAAGTCCTCTTCATGACGGGTTATGCCGAGAAGGCTGCCGGCAGCGCGTTTCTCGCCTCAGGCATGGAGATCGTCGCCAAGCCCTTCACGATGGACGTCCTGGCGACGAAAATCCGGGAGATGATCGAAAGCACGCCGAGACCGCCAAGCTAA
- the bioD gene encoding dethiobiotin synthase, whose amino-acid sequence MTAYFVTATGTDIGKTFVTAGLIRAFRDAGKKVDALKPIVSGFDVATSALSDPGVLLEALGEPVTPEALDRLSPWQFAAPLSPDMAAAREERTIVFNDLIALCEDAAAASRGGMLFIEGVGGVMVPLDARVTVLDWMRALNIPLIVVAGSYLGSISHTLTALEVIARAKLKVAALVVNDSGDGAVPLDETVSTLRRFVGVPTVTLPRVKAPAGARAAFARLAALL is encoded by the coding sequence TTGACCGCATATTTCGTCACCGCCACGGGCACCGACATCGGCAAGACCTTCGTCACCGCGGGGCTGATCCGCGCCTTTCGCGACGCGGGCAAGAAGGTCGATGCCTTGAAACCGATCGTCAGCGGCTTCGACGTCGCGACCTCGGCGCTCAGCGATCCGGGCGTGCTGCTCGAGGCGCTGGGCGAGCCGGTGACGCCCGAGGCGCTGGACCGCCTGTCGCCCTGGCAGTTCGCCGCGCCGCTGTCGCCCGACATGGCGGCGGCGCGCGAGGAGCGGACCATCGTCTTCAACGATCTCATCGCGCTGTGCGAGGACGCGGCCGCCGCCAGCCGCGGCGGCATGCTGTTCATCGAAGGCGTCGGCGGCGTCATGGTGCCGCTCGACGCGCGGGTCACGGTGCTGGACTGGATGCGCGCCTTGAACATCCCGCTGATCGTCGTCGCGGGTTCCTATCTCGGCAGCATCAGCCACACGCTGACCGCGCTCGAGGTGATCGCGCGCGCCAAGCTGAAGGTCGCGGCGCTGGTGGTGAACGACAGCGGCGATGGCGCCGTGCCGCTGGACGAGACGGTGTCGACGCTGCGCCGCTTCGTCGGCGTGCCGACCGTCACGCTGCCGCGGGTCAAGGCGCCGGCCGGCGCGCGCGCCGCCTTCGCGCGGCTCGCAGCCCTGCTTTAG
- the bioB gene encoding biotin synthase BioB has product MNAPAPELHDGAVRHDWTREEIARLFALPFADLIFRAQTVHRQNFAANEVQISTLLSIKTGGCPEDCGYCSQSASHETGLKASKLMEIEKVLADARAAKAAGATRFCMGAAWRSPKDKDLEAVCTMVEGVKALGMETCVTLGMLTGPQAARLKTAGLDYYNHNIDTSPEYYGEIITTRTFQDRLDTLEQVRNAGIHVCCGGIVGMGEAENDRVGMIHALATLPEHPQSVPINGLVKVKGTKLGDSAALDAIDFVRTIAVARIVMPQSMVRLSAGRGEMSDETQALCFLAGANSIFYGEKLLTTPNPEESHDHKLFEKLGIAPMAL; this is encoded by the coding sequence ATGAACGCTCCCGCTCCCGAACTCCATGACGGCGCCGTGCGGCATGATTGGACGCGGGAGGAGATCGCGCGGCTCTTCGCCCTGCCCTTTGCCGACCTGATCTTCCGGGCCCAGACCGTGCACCGGCAGAACTTCGCGGCGAACGAGGTGCAGATCTCGACCCTGCTTTCGATCAAGACCGGGGGCTGCCCGGAGGATTGCGGCTATTGCTCGCAAAGCGCCAGCCACGAGACCGGGCTCAAGGCCTCCAAGCTGATGGAGATCGAGAAGGTGTTGGCCGATGCGCGCGCCGCCAAGGCCGCCGGCGCGACGCGCTTCTGCATGGGCGCCGCCTGGCGCTCGCCCAAGGACAAGGATCTCGAGGCGGTGTGCACGATGGTCGAGGGCGTCAAGGCGCTCGGCATGGAGACCTGCGTCACGCTCGGCATGCTGACCGGTCCGCAGGCGGCGCGGCTGAAGACCGCCGGGCTCGACTACTACAACCACAACATCGACACCTCGCCGGAATATTACGGCGAGATCATCACCACACGGACGTTCCAGGATCGTCTCGACACGCTGGAGCAGGTGCGCAACGCCGGCATCCATGTGTGCTGCGGCGGCATCGTCGGCATGGGCGAGGCGGAGAACGACCGCGTCGGCATGATCCATGCCCTCGCGACCCTGCCCGAACATCCGCAGAGCGTGCCGATCAACGGTCTGGTCAAGGTCAAGGGCACGAAGCTCGGCGACAGCGCGGCGCTCGACGCCATCGACTTCGTCCGCACCATCGCGGTGGCGCGCATCGTGATGCCGCAGTCGATGGTGCGCCTCTCCGCCGGCCGCGGCGAGATGAGCGACGAGACCCAGGCCCTGTGCTTCCTTGCGGGCGCCAACTCGATCTTCTACGGCGAGAAGCTGCTCACCACGCCGAACCCCGAAGAGAGCCACGACCACAAGCTGTTCGAAAAGCTCGGCATCGCGCCGATGGCGTTATAA
- a CDS encoding tetratricopeptide repeat protein: MDYSGVYRAIRQAGLALGLAAAAILIPPAGAADYADGNYAANHISLEAAVRIWRAASWANDDFLAQVRLGDVYSNASDSRFYDPVEAYVWFYIAGRNKAGHGRYWGDEAADVMRTRRGHALAKQGELLLELSNSQRSDARDRITYILSCRGANGFLELGRITTNTHSRDYDDDEDGGYDNGRGRDRRGPPPTVMTPNDSEALVYFHIADAMGSPLGRPYLNTLEGAMRSSYLGNRIVDKQAKAFHYWTPPFEFYPPGDSAGGVPLSDECPVGIERSRALALAAAVPPEATRHALYFLGFKGPQAIVKYQASLPDEATGRLTASQLVRAIQSAAVDGDAESQNTLGVMYAKGLGVVTNYVRAEYWFAKAADQRYPAALYHLGVLYKVGPPGIEQDLHKSNDYITSSAVAGFRPTMNQLGALLNAAANEPPRPGQN, from the coding sequence GTGGATTATTCGGGCGTATATCGCGCCATCCGGCAGGCTGGATTGGCGCTCGGGCTGGCAGCGGCCGCGATCTTGATTCCGCCGGCCGGCGCCGCCGACTATGCCGACGGCAACTACGCCGCCAATCACATCAGCCTCGAAGCTGCGGTCCGCATCTGGCGCGCCGCCTCCTGGGCCAATGACGACTTCCTTGCCCAGGTGCGCCTCGGCGACGTCTATTCCAACGCCTCCGACAGCCGCTTCTACGATCCGGTCGAAGCCTATGTCTGGTTCTACATCGCGGGCCGCAACAAGGCCGGGCACGGCCGCTATTGGGGCGACGAGGCCGCCGACGTGATGCGCACCAGGCGCGGCCATGCCCTCGCCAAGCAGGGCGAGCTCCTGCTCGAATTGTCGAACAGCCAGCGCAGCGATGCCCGCGACCGCATCACCTACATCCTCAGCTGCCGCGGCGCGAACGGCTTCCTGGAACTCGGCCGCATCACGACCAACACGCACAGCCGCGACTATGACGATGACGAGGATGGCGGCTACGACAATGGTCGCGGCCGCGACCGCCGCGGCCCGCCGCCGACGGTGATGACGCCGAACGACTCCGAGGCGCTGGTCTATTTCCATATCGCCGACGCGATGGGCAGCCCGCTCGGCCGGCCCTATCTCAATACGCTCGAAGGCGCCATGCGCAGCTCCTATCTGGGCAACCGCATCGTCGACAAGCAGGCGAAGGCCTTCCATTACTGGACACCGCCCTTCGAATTCTATCCGCCCGGCGACTCCGCCGGCGGCGTGCCGCTCAGCGACGAATGCCCGGTCGGGATCGAGCGCTCGCGGGCGCTGGCCCTCGCCGCCGCGGTTCCGCCGGAGGCGACGCGCCACGCGCTCTATTTCCTCGGCTTCAAGGGACCGCAGGCGATCGTGAAATACCAGGCCTCGCTGCCCGACGAGGCGACGGGACGGCTGACGGCGAGCCAGCTCGTGCGCGCGATCCAGAGCGCGGCGGTCGATGGCGACGCGGAATCGCAGAACACGCTGGGCGTGATGTATGCCAAGGGCCTGGGCGTCGTGACCAATTATGTCCGCGCCGAGTACTGGTTCGCCAAGGCCGCCGACCAGCGCTATCCCGCGGCGCTCTATCATCTGGGCGTGCTCTACAAGGTCGGGCCGCCCGGCATCGAGCAGGACCTGCACAAGTCGAACGACTACATCACCAGTTCCGCCGTCGCCGGCTTCCGCCCGACGATGAACCAGCTTGGGGCCTTGCTGAACGCCGCCGCGAACGAGCCACCGCGTCCCGGCCAGAATTGA
- the bioF gene encoding 8-amino-7-oxononanoate synthase, with protein sequence MPSLDHVASAKLAALETAHLRRFPHETARADGLWVTRGNRRLLSFSCNDYLNLTHHPRVKAAAIAAIERHGAGAGASRLVTGNHPLYARLEARLAAWKETEDACVFGSGYLANAGIIPALIGEGDLLLVDALSHACLWAGAQLSRATVITFRHNDVAHARDLLGAMRGRYRHALIVTDGVFSMDGDLAPLRDLAALAREHDAWSMSDDAHGLGVLADGRGSAFVDGAKAAVDLQMGTLSKAIGSYGGYLCASRPVIDLIKTRARTLIYSTGLPPASVAAAIAALDIVADDPALAARPLAKARAFTQALDLPPAQSPIVPLLLGEAPRALAAQAALEREGFLVAAIRPPTVPAGTARLRFAFTAGHPEQDIARLARLVREQIL encoded by the coding sequence ATGCCATCGCTCGATCACGTCGCCTCCGCCAAGCTGGCCGCGCTGGAGACGGCGCATTTGCGGCGTTTCCCGCACGAAACGGCGCGCGCGGACGGGCTCTGGGTGACCCGGGGGAACCGGCGGTTGCTGTCCTTCTCGTGCAACGACTATCTGAACCTCACGCACCACCCGCGGGTGAAGGCGGCCGCCATTGCCGCCATCGAGAGGCATGGCGCCGGCGCGGGGGCCTCGCGGCTGGTGACCGGCAACCATCCGCTCTATGCACGGCTCGAGGCGCGGCTGGCGGCGTGGAAGGAGACCGAGGATGCCTGCGTCTTCGGCTCGGGCTATCTCGCCAATGCGGGCATCATTCCGGCGCTGATCGGCGAGGGCGACCTTCTGCTGGTCGACGCCTTGTCGCATGCCTGCCTGTGGGCGGGCGCACAGCTGTCGCGCGCGACGGTGATCACCTTCCGGCACAACGACGTGGCGCATGCGCGCGACCTGCTTGGGGCGATGCGCGGCCGATATCGCCATGCCCTCATCGTCACGGACGGCGTGTTCTCGATGGACGGCGATCTCGCGCCGCTGCGCGACCTCGCCGCGCTGGCGCGCGAGCATGACGCTTGGTCGATGTCGGACGATGCGCATGGTCTCGGCGTGCTCGCCGATGGCCGCGGTTCGGCCTTCGTCGATGGAGCGAAGGCGGCGGTCGACCTGCAGATGGGGACGCTGTCGAAGGCGATCGGCTCCTATGGCGGCTATCTGTGCGCCTCGCGGCCGGTGATCGATTTGATCAAAACGCGGGCGCGCACGCTGATCTATTCGACCGGGCTGCCGCCCGCGAGCGTCGCGGCGGCCATCGCGGCGCTCGACATCGTCGCGGACGATCCGGCGCTGGCGGCGCGGCCGCTGGCCAAGGCACGGGCCTTCACGCAGGCGCTCGATCTGCCGCCGGCGCAAAGCCCCATCGTGCCGCTGCTGCTGGGCGAGGCGCCGCGCGCGCTGGCGGCACAGGCGGCGCTCGAACGCGAAGGCTTCCTCGTCGCCGCGATCCGGCCGCCGACCGTGCCCGCGGGCACCGCGCGGCTGCGCTTCGCCTTCACCGCCGGACATCCGGAACAAGACATCGCGCGCTTGGCGCGCCTCGTACGGGAGCAGATTCTTTGA
- a CDS encoding chemotaxis protein CheX, with amino-acid sequence MTFANPTVITELQLDALTELVNLGVSKAAVSLREMVARQVLLSVPSVELVSRDRAIEVLSKTGHSNLVAVHQVFEGDITGRVLLIFPETKSLELVRAVTNGDLPLEDIIELEQEALAETGNIILNGCLATIANELQRTLKISLPEILRGDSQTLFSLEPPPEAGDVVLFVYINFSVKDRDLQGYIAMLMDMPSLAALTALLDDYIVRAGGTPEADV; translated from the coding sequence GTGACGTTCGCCAACCCCACGGTGATCACCGAGCTTCAGCTCGATGCCCTGACGGAGCTCGTCAATCTCGGCGTCAGCAAGGCTGCCGTCAGCCTTCGCGAGATGGTTGCCCGACAGGTGCTGCTCTCGGTCCCGAGCGTCGAACTGGTGAGCAGGGACCGGGCCATCGAGGTCTTGAGCAAGACCGGGCACAGCAATCTCGTCGCCGTCCATCAGGTGTTCGAGGGCGACATCACGGGCCGCGTGCTCCTGATCTTCCCGGAGACGAAAAGCCTCGAACTCGTACGCGCCGTCACGAACGGCGACCTGCCGCTCGAAGACATCATCGAGCTCGAGCAGGAAGCGCTCGCCGAGACCGGCAACATCATCCTCAACGGCTGCCTGGCGACCATAGCGAACGAGTTGCAGCGCACTTTGAAGATATCCTTGCCGGAGATCCTGCGCGGCGACAGCCAGACGCTGTTCAGCCTCGAGCCGCCGCCCGAGGCCGGCGACGTGGTGCTGTTCGTCTACATCAATTTTTCGGTGAAAGACCGCGATCTTCAAGGCTACATCGCGATGTTGATGGACATGCCATCGCTGGCGGCGCTCACGGCGCTGCTGGACGATTACATCGTGCGCGCCGGTGGTACACCGGAAGCCGATGTCTGA
- the purH gene encoding bifunctional phosphoribosylaminoimidazolecarboxamide formyltransferase/IMP cyclohydrolase: MTHRPIRRALLSVSDKTGLVEFAQGLARHDVFLISTGGTAKALRDAGLTVADISEVTGSPEMMDGRVKTLHPKVHGGLLALRDKPDHAEAMTSHGIEGIDLLVSNLYPFEATVAKGAGFEDTIEQIDIGGPAMTRSAAKNHEWVAVVVDPEDYSFVLGEMDDNKGTVSGALRRRLAQIAFARTAAYDAAVSNWFAGELARNGDKAPPRRRSFAGMLRQPLRYGENPHQEAAFYVTGDPRPGVATVQQLQGRELSYNNINDTDAAYELVAEFAPTASAACAIIKHANPCGVALAPTLADAYRKALACDPVSAFGGVLAFNRTLDGETAEEIAKLFTEVIIAPDADEDARRILSSRRNLRLLIAGGLPDPDSAGLTFRSVSGGFLVQTRDNGRVARAQLKVVTKRQPTEQELTDMLLASTIGKHVKSNAVVYVKDGATAAIGAGQMSRVDSARIAFLKAKDAAKAAGWAEPMTKGSSAASEAFFPFPDGLLAVAEAGATAVIQPGGSIGDKAVIDAADEAGLAMVFTGMRHFRH, from the coding sequence ATGACGCACCGCCCGATCCGCCGCGCGCTCCTTTCGGTTTCCGACAAGACCGGCCTCGTCGAATTCGCGCAGGGACTTGCGCGCCACGACGTGTTCCTCATCTCCACCGGCGGCACCGCCAAGGCGCTGCGTGATGCGGGCCTGACGGTCGCCGACATCTCCGAGGTCACCGGCTCGCCCGAGATGATGGACGGCCGCGTGAAGACGCTGCACCCCAAGGTCCATGGCGGCCTCCTGGCGCTCCGTGACAAGCCCGACCACGCCGAGGCGATGACGAGCCATGGCATCGAAGGCATCGATCTGCTCGTCTCCAACCTCTATCCCTTCGAGGCGACGGTCGCGAAGGGCGCGGGCTTCGAGGACACGATCGAGCAGATCGACATCGGCGGTCCCGCGATGACGCGCTCGGCGGCGAAGAACCACGAATGGGTCGCGGTCGTCGTCGATCCGGAAGACTACAGCTTCGTGCTGGGCGAGATGGATGACAACAAGGGCACGGTGTCGGGCGCGCTGCGCCGCCGTCTGGCGCAGATCGCCTTCGCACGCACTGCCGCCTACGACGCCGCCGTATCGAACTGGTTCGCGGGCGAGCTCGCGCGGAACGGCGACAAGGCGCCGCCGCGCCGCCGCAGCTTCGCCGGCATGCTGCGCCAGCCGCTGCGCTATGGCGAGAACCCGCACCAGGAGGCGGCGTTCTACGTCACCGGCGATCCGCGCCCGGGCGTCGCGACGGTGCAGCAGCTCCAGGGCCGCGAACTCTCCTACAACAACATCAACGACACCGACGCAGCCTATGAGCTGGTCGCGGAGTTCGCGCCCACCGCTTCGGCCGCCTGCGCCATCATCAAACATGCCAATCCCTGCGGCGTCGCGCTCGCGCCGACTCTCGCCGACGCCTATCGCAAGGCGCTGGCCTGCGACCCGGTCAGCGCCTTCGGCGGCGTGCTCGCCTTCAACCGCACGCTGGACGGCGAGACCGCCGAGGAGATCGCCAAGCTCTTCACCGAAGTGATCATCGCGCCCGATGCGGACGAAGATGCGCGCAGGATTCTCAGCAGCCGGCGCAATCTGCGCCTGCTGATCGCCGGCGGCCTGCCCGATCCCGACAGCGCCGGCCTCACCTTCCGCTCGGTGTCCGGCGGCTTCCTGGTGCAGACGCGCGACAATGGCCGCGTCGCGCGCGCGCAACTGAAGGTCGTCACGAAGAGACAGCCGACCGAGCAGGAGCTCACCGACATGCTGCTCGCTTCGACCATCGGCAAGCATGTGAAGTCGAACGCCGTGGTCTATGTGAAGGACGGCGCCACCGCCGCGATCGGCGCCGGCCAGATGAGCCGCGTCGACTCCGCGCGCATCGCCTTCCTGAAGGCCAAGGACGCCGCCAAGGCCGCCGGCTGGGCCGAGCCGATGACCAAGGGCTCTTCCGCCGCGTCGGAGGCGTTCTTTCCGTTTCCCGACGGGCTCCTTGCCGTCGCCGAAGCCGGTGCCACGGCGGTGATCCAGCCCGGCGGCTCGATCGGCGACAAGGCGGTGATCGACGCCGCCGACGAAGCCGGCCTTGCCATGGTCTTCACCGGCATGCGGCACTTCCGGCACTAG
- a CDS encoding DUF2905 family protein, which produces MRWLIYLVVILAGMLLFSQVVVLIGLDDMPGDITYKASETWTIHIPVLYSLGAVALAGLIFWAVKR; this is translated from the coding sequence ATGCGCTGGCTGATCTACCTGGTCGTGATCCTGGCAGGGATGCTGCTGTTCAGCCAAGTGGTCGTCCTGATCGGGCTCGACGATATGCCCGGCGACATCACCTATAAGGCCTCGGAAACCTGGACTATCCACATCCCCGTGCTCTATTCGCTGGGGGCTGTGGCGTTGGCGGGGCTTATCTTTTGGGCGGTCAAGCGGTAA
- a CDS encoding glutathione S-transferase family protein, which yields MKLYTENYPAPNPRKVHIYLAEKGIADVERVHTRMMERMHKAPDFIAKNSLGQVPVLETDDGRFLSESVAICRYFEALHPVPPLFGRSPFEMAEVEMWIRRAEFRLWTPMGQVWIHDDARTARVNPNQFKDYGAHMRRVTAGAMKWLDKELSGGGQYLVGDYFSMADIVLLCGLDFARFVDMPIPADLTHLTAWHARVSARPSARAEGVKAAA from the coding sequence ATGAAACTCTATACCGAGAACTACCCCGCGCCCAATCCGCGCAAGGTCCACATCTATCTGGCCGAAAAGGGCATCGCCGACGTCGAGCGCGTCCATACCCGGATGATGGAGCGCATGCACAAGGCGCCCGATTTCATCGCCAAGAACTCGCTCGGCCAAGTGCCGGTGCTGGAGACCGATGACGGCCGCTTTCTCTCCGAATCCGTCGCGATCTGCCGTTATTTCGAGGCCCTCCATCCGGTGCCGCCGCTGTTCGGGCGCAGCCCGTTCGAGATGGCGGAGGTCGAGATGTGGATCCGCCGCGCCGAATTCCGCCTATGGACGCCGATGGGCCAGGTCTGGATCCACGACGACGCGCGCACCGCCCGCGTCAATCCCAACCAGTTCAAGGACTATGGCGCGCATATGCGCCGCGTCACCGCCGGCGCGATGAAATGGCTCGATAAGGAATTGTCCGGCGGCGGGCAGTATCTGGTCGGCGACTATTTCTCGATGGCCGACATCGTGCTGCTCTGCGGCCTCGACTTCGCGAGATTCGTCGATATGCCGATCCCGGCGGATCTGACGCATCTGACCGCCTGGCACGCCCGCGTCTCGGCACGGCCGAGCGCGCGCGCCGAAGGGGTGAAGGCGGCGGCCTAA